A region of Sparus aurata chromosome 8, fSpaAur1.1, whole genome shotgun sequence DNA encodes the following proteins:
- the adm2b gene encoding protein ADM2, translating into MCALLPAWLCLLLGFLPLEIQSRALTLQSLTHRHRLALPRPTKYPKSSHTAITPTASDVPVAINNHLTQGDRHVVWRARLHKEPPSRLSDQLLDQSDGVPQEPPAWQRGSRGRRHANGSGGRSHGHLMRVGCVLGTCQVQNLSHRLYQLIGQSGREDSSPINPRSPHSYG; encoded by the exons ATGTGCGCGCTGCTGCCGGCGTGGCTGTGCCTGCTGCTCGGCTTCCTGCCTCTGGAGATCCAGTCCCGGGCTCTGACCCTGCAGAGCCTCACTCACAGACACAG GTTGGCTTTACCCAGACCGACTAAATACCCAAAGTCTTCTCACACCGCCATCACGCCTACTGCGTCTGATGTCCCTGTTGCCATTAACAACCACCTCACCCAGGGAGACAGACATGTCGTCTGGAGGGCCCGGCTCCACAAAGAGCCCCCGTCGAGGTTGTCCGATCAGCTGCTTGACCAAAGCGACGGCGTGCCACAGGAACCGCCGGCCTGGCAGCGCGGGTCACGGGGTCGTCGCCATGCCAACGGCAGCGGTGGGAGATCCCACGGACATCTGATGAGGGTTGGGTGTGTCCTTGGCACCTGTCAGGTTCAAAACCTCAGCCATCGTCTCTACCAGCTGATTGGACAGAGCGGGAGGGAAGACTCCTCCCCCATTAACCCTCGCAGTCCTCACAGCTACGGATAG